Proteins from a single region of Penaeus vannamei isolate JL-2024 unplaced genomic scaffold, ASM4276789v1 unanchor924, whole genome shotgun sequence:
- the LOC138861122 gene encoding uncharacterized protein, with protein sequence MIPSLDVGVTRSVTDLGDKVQPPTTTPTTSHNLSQAPTTHPTSHNRPRPLTTSHSPSQPLTTSHNPSNLSQPPTTSHNLSQPPTTSHNRPQHPTTPHNRSQPPTTAHNLPQPPTTSHNPSNLSQPPTTSHNPPTSHNRPQPPTTSHNLPQLPTTSHNIPQPSTTSHNPSNLSQPPTTPPQPPTTAHNLPQLPTTSHNFPQPPTTSHNLPQPPTTPPTSHNRPQPPTTPTTSHNFPQPPTTSHNLPQPPTTHPTSHNRPQPPHNHPQSLTTSHNLPQPPTVPHNPTQPPTTSHNLPQPPTTAHNRPQPHTTFTPTPRRERVCFQP encoded by the exons ATGATTCCCAGCCTTGATGTGGGCGTGACTCGGAGCGTAACCGACCTCGGAGATAAAGT ACAACCGCCCACAACCACGCCCACAACCTCCCACAATCTCTCACAAGCTCCCACAACCCATCCAACCTCTCACAACCGCCCACGACCTCTCACAACCTCCCACAGCCCCTCACAACCGCTCACAACCTCCCACAACCCCTCCAACCTCTCACAACCGCCCACAACATCCCACAATCTCTCACAACCGCCCACAACCTCCCACAACCGCCCACAACATCCCACAACCCCTCACAACCGCTCACAACCTCCCACAACCGCCCACAACCTCCCACAACCGCCCACAACCTCCCACAACCCCTCCAACCTCTCACAACCGCCAACAACCTCCCACAACCCTCCAACCTCTCACAACCGCCCACAACCTCCCACAACTTCCCACAACCTCCCACAACTTCCCACAACCTCCCACAACATCCCACAACCTTCCACAACCTCCCACAACCCATCCAACCTCTCACAACcgcccacaacccccccacaaccacccacaacCGCCCACAACCTCCCACAACTTCCCACAACCTCCCACAACTTCCCACAACCTCCCACAACATCCCACAACCTTCCACAACCTCCCACAACCCCTCCAACCTCTCACAACCGCCCACAACCTCCCACAACTCCCACAACCTCCCACAACTTCCCACAACCTCCCACAACATCCCACAACCTTCCACAACCTCCCACAACCCATCCAACCTCTCACAACcgcccacaacccccccacaaccacccacagTCCCTCACAACCTCCCACAACCTCCCACAACCTCCCACAgtcccccacaaccccacacaaCCTCCCACAACTTCCCACAACCTCCCACAACCTCCCACAACCGCCCACAACCGCCCACAACCCCACACAACATTCACACCTACGCCAAGACGGGAACGTGTGTGTTTCCAGCCATAA
- the LOC138861123 gene encoding salivary glue protein Sgs-3-like, with product MGTPQATHTKASTPQATHTKASTPQATHTKASTPQATHTKASTPQATHSKAGTPQATHTKASTPQATHTKASTPQATHTKASTPQATHTKASTPQATHTKASTPQATHTKASTPQATHSKAGTPQATHTKASTPQATHTKASTPQATHSKAGTPKPPTRKQAHPKPPTRKQAHPKPPTRKQAHPKPPTRKQAHPKPPTRKQAHPKPPTRKQAHPKPPTRKQAHPKPPTRKQAHPKPPTRKQAHPKPPTRKQAHPKPPTRKQAHPKPPTRKQAHPKPPTRKQAHPKPPTRKQAHPKPPTRKQAHPKPPTRKQAHPKPPTRKQAHPKPPTRKQAHPKPPTRKQAHPKPPTRKQAHPKPPTRKQARGESEIEARRSRGEQANRLLNICIGEKWL from the coding sequence GCACACCCCAAGCCACCCACACGAAAGCAAGCACACCCCAAGCCACCCACACGAAAGCAAGCACACCCCAAGCCACCCACACGAAAGCAAGCACACCCCAAGCCACCCACACGAAAGCAAGCACACCCCAAGCCACCCACTCGAAAGCAGGCACACCCCAAGCCACCCACACGAAAGCAAGCACACCCCAAGCCACCCACACGAAAGCAAGCACACCCCAAGCCACCCACACGAAAGCAAGCACACCCCAAGCCACCCACACGAAAGCAAGCACACCCCAAGCCACCCACACGAAAGCAAGCACACCCCAAGCCACCCACACGAAAGCAAGCACACCCCAAGCCACCCACTCGAAAGCAGGCACACCCCAAGCCACCCACACGAAAGCAAGCACCCCCCAAGCCACCCACACGAAAGCAAGCACACCCCAAGCCACCCACTCGAAAGCAGGCACACCCAAGCCACCCACACGAAAGCAAGCACACCCCAAGCCACCCACACGAAAGCAAGCACACCCCAAGCCACCCACACGAAAGCAAGCACACCCCAAGCCACCCACACGAAAGCAAGCACACCCCAAGCCACCCACACGAAAGCAGGCACACCCCAAGCCACCCACACGAAAGCAAGCACACCCCAAGCCACCCACACGAAAGCAAGCACACCCCAAGCCACCCACACGAAAGCAAGCACACCCCAAGCCACCCACACGAAAGCAAGCACACCCCAAGCCACCCACACGAAAGCAAGCACACCCCAAGCCACCCACACGAAAGCAAGCACACCCCAAGCCACCCACACGAAAGCAAGCACACCCCAAGCCACCCACTCGAAAGCAAGCACACCCCAAGCCACCCACTCGAAAGCAAGCACACCCCAAGCCACCCACACGAAAGCAAGCACACCCCAAGCCACCCACACGAAAGCAAGCACACCCCAAGCCACCCACACGAAAGCAAGCACACCCCAAGCCACCCACACGAAAGCAAGCACACCCCAAGCCACCCACACGAAAGCAAGCACACCCCAAGCCACCCACACGAAAGCAAGCACACCCCAAGCCACCCACACGAAAGCAAGCACGGGGCGAGAGCGAGATCGAGGCCAGGAGAAGCCGGGGTGAGCAAGCAAACCGCCTCTTGAACATTTGCATCGGCGAAAAGTGGCTCTAA